One Paroedura picta isolate Pp20150507F chromosome 3, Ppicta_v3.0, whole genome shotgun sequence genomic window carries:
- the LOC143831480 gene encoding class II histocompatibility antigen, M beta 1 chain, translating into MGRSPLLPAWALCLALGLLPAESFVLQLELDCPLSAAGRSLGASWTVAFNKMPVVCYDYPAGQFVPCGLGYFPGWDQVASYLAEELSQAFPDWDRTTQDLCRSQTRSLWASTGGRHTPPNIRLFPIAPENTPAPVMLACEVWGFYPAEVTVTWLRNGAFVKNNSGTAVVSNGDWTYQARLSLPVYPQSGEKYTCRVDHASLPRPLTKDWEPGLTLQLKVKVGVSSAVLGLGLLILVVGIVRWSKQAPKGYVPIDGTDYPPAGS; encoded by the exons ATGGGGAGGTCCCCCCTGCTTCCCGCCTGGGCGCTGTGCCTGGCCCTCGGGCTCCTGCCAGCAG agagcTTCGTGCTGCAGCTGGAGCTGGACTGCCCCCTCTCGGCCGCGGGCCGCTCGCTGGGCGCCAGCTGGACGGTGGCCTTCAACAAGATGCCCGTGGTCTGCTACGACTACCCCGCCGGGCAGTTCGTGCCCTGCGGCCTGGGCTACTTCCCCGGCTGGGACCAGGTGGCCTCCTACCTCGCGGAGGAGCTCAGCCAGGCCTTCCCCGACTGGGACCGGACCACACAGGACCTCTGCCGCAGCCAGACGCGTTCCCTCTGGGCCAGCACCGGCGGCCGGCACA caCCCCCGAACATCCGCCTCTTCCCCATCGCCCCCGAGAACACGCCGGCGCCCGTCATGCTGGCCTGCGAGGTGTGGGGCTTCTATCCGGCCGAGGTGACCGTCACGTGGCTGCGGAACGGGGCCTTTGTGAAGAACAACTCTGGCACGGCAGTGGTCTCCAACGGGGACTGGACCTACCAGGCGCGGCTGAGCCTGCCCGTCTACCCCCAGAGCGGGGAGAAGTACACCTGCCGGGTGGACCATGCCAGCCTGCCCCGGCCCCTGACCAAGGACTGGG agcCAGGCCTGACCCTGCAGCTCAAGGTGAAGGTGGGGGTCTCCAGCGCTGTGCTGGGGCTGGGCCTCCTCATCCTCGTTGTCGGCATCGTCCGCTGGAGCAAGCAGGCTCCCAAAG gttatgTCCCCATTGATGGCACAGACTACCCCCCAG